CGGTGGCGAGCTGATCACCGGTTACGACCGGTACCAACGGCTGGAGCTGCAACGCCGGGCGGAGCGCGACGAAGCCGCCCGACGGGCCAGGTGGGGTGAACTCGGCCGGCTGACCGCCGGCTCACCCGACCTGGCTCTCGGCGGGCCCGCCGGCTCCGCTACCTCGGGCGCTGGCCCGGCCGCCGCCGGCCCGACCGTCGCTGGCCCGGCCGTCGGCACGCCCGCTGGTTCGGGCGCTGGTTCGGGCGGCCCGGTTCTCGGCGCGCCTCCTGGCTTGGGCGGCGCGGTTTCCGGTCTGCCCGCTGGTCCGGCGGCCGAGGCGGGGGCGGGACTGGTGATGGCGGTCACCTCGCTGCTGGCCGAGGTGGCGCAACGGTCCACCGGGGAGGGCGAGACGTTGACCGTGCCGGCCCCTCGCGGGCAGTACCTTCCCCGGACCTCGCTGGACGTCGAGGTGTATCCGGCCGTCGAGGAGGGCCGCAACCTCGCCACCATCCCCCGCCCCGGCGCTCATCGACGCTGGCGCAGGTCCCTGCAACGCCGGCTGGTCGTCGGCCACGTCGACGCACCCGCCCACTCCGGCATCTTCGCCCTGGACTCCCGCCAGGCGTGTCGCCGGCTGGTGGGGGTCGGCGAGGACAGCCGCCTGCTCATCCCCCGGGTCTACGAGTTGGACGCGATCACCGGCGCGGTGCTCTGGGCGGTCGCCAACCTCGACCAGTCGCTGCTGCTGGACGACGCCCGGCTGGACACCTCCCGGATCGCCGCCGCCCAGTACGCCCGGCTGACCAGATCGGCGGTCAGCGGTGAACTCGCCGCCGAACTGGACACCGTGTCCCGGCTCTGGCTGGGCTCGGCGTTCTGCGCCGACCACATCCGCCGGCACTGCGCCAGCCTCACCGAACTGCCGGTCTTCTGGAGCCGGGAGCAGCGCGGCGAAGAGGCCAGCACCTGGCTGTTCTTCGGGCACAAGCTGCGGTACCTGCGAACCACCGCCGACCGGTTCGCCACCGCCGGACAGCGGATGACCCGGATGTTCTGTGTCCCACCGGCGGCGGTACGTGCCTCGTCGGTGTCCGAGCGGATCCTGCTGCTGCTCGCGGTGGCGTTGATCGAGTCCCTCGGCACCCAGACCGCGATCACCGACGAACCCGAGTACGGCACCCTGCCCGGTGTCGTACTCGGTGGCCGACGCGCCATCGTGGCGAACTGGCTGCGCGCCGACGGCGTGTGGCACGTCGACGTCACCGACCACCGTCCCACCCTCACCGACTACCGGAACGCGCTCGGCGACGTACGGGCCCACTCGGTGATCGCCGCCGACAAGCCCGGCGACCGGCTCCGCAACCTCGCCGAGTACCTGGCTCTCGACTGGCGCTGGCTGCGCGCCCGCTGCGCCGCCCTCGGCGAGTACGGCCTGGCCGGCATCGCCGAGCCGCGCAGCCGCCTGATCTCCCTCGACGGAGTCGACCTGGCCTGCCGATTCGTCGGCACCCAGCGCTGAGACCGGGCGTTGTCCACCGAGTTATCCACAGCTTCGACGAGTTATCCACAGCCTGTGCACAACGTGCGGCGGTTGATCGACTCGGTTGGGCTGATATGGCGGGGTCCGCGGCCTGTTGATACCGCCATATCAGCTCAACCGAGTCGATCATCAGTCTCCGATGACCAGTACCACCGCTGGCCGTGGTGCCCCGACGCCCCGTTCTCCACAGGTTGTTCACAACCTGCGCCACCGATCTCCACGGCTGCTGCCTACAGTTCGAGGGCATGAGGGAACGCCGGGTGCTGGTGGTCGAGGACGAGCCGACGATCGCCGATTCGGTGGCCGCCCGGTTGCGGGCCGAGGGTTTCGCGGTGGATGTCGCCGCCGACGGGCCGAGCGCGGTTGACCGGTTCCACGAGGGCCAGCCTGACCTGGTCGTACTCGATGTGATGTTGCCGGGGTTCGACGGCCTGGAGGTGTGCCGGCGGATCCAGGTGGACCGGCCGGTGCCGGTGCTGATGCTCACCGCCCGGGGTGACGAGACGGACCTGTTGGTCGGGCTCGCGGTGGGAGCCGACGACTACCTGACCAAGCCGTTCTCGATGCGGGAGCTGGCCGCCCGGGTGCACGTGCTGCTGCGTCGGGTCGAGCGGCTGACCGCCGTGCCGACCCCGGCCCGCCAACTCGGCGACATCGAAATCAACTTTGCCGAGCGGCGGGTACGCCGGGCCGGGGCGGAGGTGCACCTCACCCCGATCGAGTTCGACCTGCTGGTCCATCTTGCCGGCCGGCCCCGCACGGTGCTGCCCCGGGAGCGGCTGCTCGCCGAGGTCTGGGGCTGGGCCGACGGTGCCGGTACCCGGACCGTGGACAGCCACGTCAAGGCCCTGCGCCGCAAGCTCGGCGCGGACCTGATCCGGACCGTACACGGCGTCGGGTACGCCCTGGAGGTTCCGTCGTGACCGACCACGCCGCGGTGATCTGGCTGAACCGGGTGCTGCCCCGTCCGTTGGATCCGGTCCGTTCCATCAAGGTCAAGCTGGGTGTCCTGCTGGTCACCTCGGGTACCGCCGGGCTGTCGTACTTCTGGTACGCCATCGGCTGGCTGCCCCCGATGACCTCGGCGACGGCCATCGGGTTGGCGCTGCTGACCTCCCAGGTGCTGGCGCACGGGATGACCTCACCGCTACGCGAGATGACGGCGGCGGCCGGCGCGATGGCCCGGGGCGACTACAGCCGTCGGGTCCGCGCCACCTCCCGGGACGAGGTGGGCGAGCTGGCCCAGGCGTTCAACAAGATGGCAGCCGACCTGGCCGTCGCCGACCAGCGTCGCCGGGAGCTGATCGCCAACGTGTCGCACGAGTTGCGCACGCCGATCACCTCCCTGCAGGGGGTGCTGGAGAACCTCGTCGACGGGGTGGCCGAGCCCGACCCGGCGACCCTGCGCGTCGCACTCACCCAGACCGAGCGGCTCGGGCACCTCGTCGTCGACCTGCTGGACCTGTCCCGGTTGGACGCCGGCGTGGTGCCGCTGCGCCGGGTCCGGATCGACCTGGCCGACTTCCTCGACGAGGCGGTGGAACACGCGGCTGCCAACGCGGCCGGCGTCGGCCGCGACGTCCGCTTCCAACTCGGCCCCCTGGCCACCCCGTTGACCGGGTACGCCGACCCGTGGCGGCTGCACCAGGTCTTCGCCAACCTGCTGGACAACGCCGCCCGGCACAGCCCACCGGGGGCGACGGTCCGGGTGACCGCCGAGGAGCGGGACGGCCTGCTGCACTTCGAGGTCAGCGACGAGGGTGCCGGCATCCCCGAGGCCGAACGGTCCCGGGTCTTCGAACGGTTCACCCGAGGCGACCGCTCCGGCGACGGCGGTACCGGCCTCGGCCTGGCCATCGCCCGCTGGGTGGTGCATCTGCACGGCGGCACCATCGCCGTCCTCGATCCACTCCCACCAGGCGGCGGCTGCCGCATCCAGGTGACCCTCCCGATGGGACAGGAGGCCCGATGACCAACCCGCCTGACGCCGACCCGACGCCTCGACCGCCGCTGCCCTCCTCGACGCCGCAGCCGGCGCTGCCCTCGCCGACGCCGCAGCCGCCGCTGCCCTCGCCGACACCGCAGCCGGCGCTGCCCCGGCAGCCGCTCCCACCAGCGATGTCCCGGCCGCCGCTCGCATCGCCGGCGTCCCGGCCGTCGTTTCCAGCGGCGCCCCGGCCGTCGCTGGTACAGCGGCGCTGGCCCGGTCCGAGGCGACCGGCCCGTCCGGTCGCTCTCGGGGCGGTCCTCGCCGCGACCGCCGTCTGCGCCTCCGTGGTACCCCTCGACCGGCCCGGCCTGGGCTGGCTGGTCGCCGCCCTGGCAGCGGCGGCGGCCCTGACGACCGTCGCCGCCACCGCCCACCCGGCCGAGCCGGCGGCTCCGGCCGACTCCCCGGGTGGCGTCGGGCCGGTGGGTTCCGCTGGTCCACCCGCACCGGCCGGGTCGGCTGGTGCCCCCACCGGGCCGGCCGGGTCCGCTGGTGACACCGGACCCGCCGGGTCCGCTGGTGCCCCCGCCGGACCGGCTGGTCCCGCAGCTAGCGCTGCCCCCACCGGGCCGGCCGGTTCCGCAACTAGCGCCGGGCCCGCCGGGCCGGCCGTTCGTCCCGACGGCACGGGGGTGCCGGGGCGGATCGGTCGGTTCGGTTGGGCCGGCGCCACGCTGGCGCT
Above is a window of Micromonospora yangpuensis DNA encoding:
- a CDS encoding helix-turn-helix transcriptional regulator, with product MIDPEQIQEVRRALGRRLAHRRREHGLIQEDVARQVHSTRSTVANVENGRQMADRIFWLRCETLLNAGGELITGYDRYQRLELQRRAERDEAARRARWGELGRLTAGSPDLALGGPAGSATSGAGPAAAGPTVAGPAVGTPAGSGAGSGGPVLGAPPGLGGAVSGLPAGPAAEAGAGLVMAVTSLLAEVAQRSTGEGETLTVPAPRGQYLPRTSLDVEVYPAVEEGRNLATIPRPGAHRRWRRSLQRRLVVGHVDAPAHSGIFALDSRQACRRLVGVGEDSRLLIPRVYELDAITGAVLWAVANLDQSLLLDDARLDTSRIAAAQYARLTRSAVSGELAAELDTVSRLWLGSAFCADHIRRHCASLTELPVFWSREQRGEEASTWLFFGHKLRYLRTTADRFATAGQRMTRMFCVPPAAVRASSVSERILLLLAVALIESLGTQTAITDEPEYGTLPGVVLGGRRAIVANWLRADGVWHVDVTDHRPTLTDYRNALGDVRAHSVIAADKPGDRLRNLAEYLALDWRWLRARCAALGEYGLAGIAEPRSRLISLDGVDLACRFVGTQR
- a CDS encoding response regulator transcription factor, producing the protein MRERRVLVVEDEPTIADSVAARLRAEGFAVDVAADGPSAVDRFHEGQPDLVVLDVMLPGFDGLEVCRRIQVDRPVPVLMLTARGDETDLLVGLAVGADDYLTKPFSMRELAARVHVLLRRVERLTAVPTPARQLGDIEINFAERRVRRAGAEVHLTPIEFDLLVHLAGRPRTVLPRERLLAEVWGWADGAGTRTVDSHVKALRRKLGADLIRTVHGVGYALEVPS
- a CDS encoding HAMP domain-containing sensor histidine kinase, which encodes MTDHAAVIWLNRVLPRPLDPVRSIKVKLGVLLVTSGTAGLSYFWYAIGWLPPMTSATAIGLALLTSQVLAHGMTSPLREMTAAAGAMARGDYSRRVRATSRDEVGELAQAFNKMAADLAVADQRRRELIANVSHELRTPITSLQGVLENLVDGVAEPDPATLRVALTQTERLGHLVVDLLDLSRLDAGVVPLRRVRIDLADFLDEAVEHAAANAAGVGRDVRFQLGPLATPLTGYADPWRLHQVFANLLDNAARHSPPGATVRVTAEERDGLLHFEVSDEGAGIPEAERSRVFERFTRGDRSGDGGTGLGLAIARWVVHLHGGTIAVLDPLPPGGGCRIQVTLPMGQEAR